Part of the Sorghum bicolor cultivar BTx623 chromosome 1, Sorghum_bicolor_NCBIv3, whole genome shotgun sequence genome, taatcaaccgccaccaagatgtactcgcacttctttgatggaggaaatggacccatgtagtctattccccagacatcaaagagctcaatctgaaggttgttggtgagtggcattgcatcccttgtatttatgattccgtgtctttgacatggcccacatcttctgatatattgcttcgtgtcttcatacattgtaggccaatagaatccacactgccagatctttgaatgtgtacggaatgctccataatgacctccatatggtgatgaatgacatctgtcgatgatcttccatccttcctcagtggtcacacatctcctgagtaagccatcagagcatactcggaagaggtatggctcatcccatatatgtgaacgactttcttgagtaagcttcttcttatttgctcctggtggtacataccctgaaaccataaaattaacaatatctgcataccaggggtcagacctgttaatcccgtagagcatgtcgtcccggagtgaatcattgatgggggtttcctgtggactcttaaaatacattctagacaagtgatcagcaacagaattttctactccttttttatcttttatttctaagtcaaattcttggagtaataagatccatctaatcaggcgaggtttagcatcttttttagtgagcaaatattttagtgcagcatgatcagtgtaaacaattattttagctccaactaaataagatctaaatttatcaatggcaaagacaatagccagaagctctttttcagtggttgcataattaagttgagctcctgtcaaagttttactggcataagcaattgcatgatgcttcttatctttagtttgtcccaatactgcccccacagcataatcactagcatcacacataatttcaaaaggcaacgaccaatcagggggttgaatgattggtgcagagatgagtgctttctttaataaattgaaagatgttagacatgcatcatcaaattcgaaaggagcatccttggctagcaaaagagtaagtggtctagcaataaatgaaaaatcttttatgaatcttcgataaaaaccagcatggccaagaaaacttcgaattccttttatgttcacaggtggaggtagttgttcaattacttcaattttagctttgtctacctcaattcctctttcagacactaagtgtcctagcactattccttctctaaccataaaatgacatttttcccaattaaggattaaatgcttttcttcacatctttgcaaaaccttgtctaagttttcaagacaactatcaaaagtttttccataaacagagaaatcatccatgaaaacttccataatctcttcaatcatatcagaaaatatagacatcatgcatctttgaaaagaagctggtgcattacataacccgaaagacattctacgataagcataagttccataagggcatgtaaaagtggttttgctttgatcatcgggatggatcgggatttgatgataccctgaatatccatctaagaaacagaagaatgaatggtttgctaaccgctctagcatctcatctatgaaaggtaaaggaaagtgatcctttctcatggctttgtttaattttctatagtctatgcacatccgccatcctgtgacggtgcgttgcggaattagctcattcttttcattcataataactgtcatgcctccctttttaggcacaacttgcattgggcttacccactcactgtgcggcacaggatatataatccctgcatgcagcaactttataacttcctttttaactacctctctcatagtgttgttaagtctacgttggggttctcgagagggtgtaacagaaggatctgttggaatacgatgggtacaaatcataggactgattcctgtaagatcttgaagtgagtagccgaaaactgattgatgtttctcaagaatggtcattaatcgcagagtttgatcctgagtgagtttatcgctaatgatcacagggaactctggattattgtttaggaaagcataggtaagaccgggtggtaaagtcttGAGCTCTataggaggtctaggtgtttctgcaaactcatctaagggttcaggctcagaaggttcgtcttcttcttatgtgaagaaaggagtttcgtcttctaagtctggttcatctaaaagctctagagatgcagcctttacctcctccataggattaggcaaaagatatgactcggccttattatttaaggagtgtgaaattattattgggaattgaaaagtttttccaaaagaaatgtgtagctttccagtatgaccttcataaaggagtcttctaaaaggttgtcctatcaataagtcgaagtcccatgtatcaaagatatagaagttcaaatgaaccatggatccttctaccgtaagaggtaggacattaataattccaagactggggactaatcgtcccgaagattcctttatgacctttgttgtgggggttaagacaagatttttaaatagtttaagtgcaaaggattcagacataatgttgatccccacaacaggattatagagagcattaaatcgatcagaattataagcacagcgtatagttatagagggtgtgtccaaacggatcacatcagaggaaagctctgattcctccaaccattcgctacttatcactgagataagctctctcaattgatattcacttggtaaataaatgctaaactggccgttttggggtttgtcaatagaatggtagtttgaaatatttccaaaatcggcaaaaagatcggattctatatccagcatgaagtccggtagtggaatttcttcctcttgtggctcagatcttgggatagctaaagtagaagaatttggcagagtgtctacttcggcttcgtaggtttcatcatgaagggtattatccatctcagcttctaggattctatctaggatcactctagcttcatcagcagggatgcgaaagaaagaacctctagacattgtgtgtagcatttgtttgtgatttttatgaagacctcgaaaaaaatgaaataaaagaacagggtcttcaagattaaggtttggaccagattctaaaagatcagaaaaacgtttccaggattttcccaaagtttcattatctttttgtttaaaagataggacttcgagtctaaggtcggctatacggtcaagggaatagaaatctagacaaaagttggctcgtaaaactccccattcaccttgttgttgacttaccttctgactgtaccattgtctagcttctccccttaaagaaaaaggaaaaagcttccaacgtaaagttttatcagaaatgccttcaatgcgaagacaatcacatgtttgctcaaaatctctaatatgaaggtaagggttttcgtcttcctttcctgaaaaagataggttttgaatcatggcaatcaacctagaacttaacttatactggggtgtttggataggctgtgatgattcccatggtaaaaggtcagttgctaaagggattgcagactcatggatcgatttagaattttggttttccataaggtaagagtaaaggaaaataaataaagaataaaagataagaaaagataaaagtatagatacaagctaatagcaagacacaggttatctcagcaaccgtctttctccccggcaacggcgccagaaatgcttgttgatatttgggaacgcaataaggaattgatccgcaagcgcatggatatcggtgagcacttcacccgggaggttatccagagtatcgtatttatttttttaccactaggagaaagagtgcatctgactaaccggtctattactactaacctttaggcacaaagaatgtctttcgatgtgagtgataaatagagaagactgcaaccgtagtctccttctaaccttggtaaggatgatctactgttctaatggggaggctaacggaatctagacaccacaaaggatgttcgacccgcacctataaaccctatccttcctgctaacgagatgtgatctacaaaggtagctcggaaatgtcacgttcctcactactaccacggtccagctagtcagggaatatctatgagtaccccagcctaaacaccacgtttacgccagcaatgattactctaaactctacgcgaagagattaaagtaaactcataaaccataagaacaataaaacaagaacttactagaatttagaagtcgaattactgaagaatcctaggagcaagcttcgggttaggagaacttgatcccgcaggtacaagcttggagtagacaccgacaggccgggctttctccaatctacacctccactctatctctctcaatctagtagaaactagaagatctatttctaccttacattggttgctaagcctaaaaagaaatattaattagagaagaggttttccttcgagggcacccctcagtctctatgataatttcttcatgtcttccaggggccaggggggcctcgcttatatagtcctccccttctatgcgtttttgggtcgatagccgaggtggtactatgtttttcttgatccaataggtcggtggaatatcccgagcgaaggagtcctgaattggctccagcaggggggcgggcgcccaggctaccagggcgggcgccctgggcctggcccagctttgcctccgcttcggtctcgtggcttctgaagtcttctagatgatgtaaaattacgcggtgcgttgatatctctatgtaatcccgacatgtgggcctttcttccttatttcctgataaccccctgcagaaatagataaacaacaaaactcgtggaattctgtcagatcaaaccctaattctaggtgatggttgcatattggtcctttctcttgtttatttgataattaaaattgatacttaagaaccgtcaacatggatttgagctaaaaaatgatgggaacatcacaagccaaaaacaacatgaaaaagacaagaaaggctaaagttagtcacctccaagcacgaagagacgatgacggagtcgaagaagatcaacgatgggcgttggagatgaagaacaaatgaagaacaagcaagaagaagttccaagaacaacaatggtgctctcggtttcaaatgagcagaggggaggagggagccggcctataaaccggacctttagcaccggttcagggaaaaaaccggtgctaaagggtcaccctttagcaccggtttgtgttacaggtttttggcaggtttttggccattttgggcatcgaccaatgcctcattctgtagtagtgtaaaCATAACGGTACGTACTATTAATTGGATCCGTTACTATTTAGCATAACGGGTGTACTGTTCACTGGAGGATAATGGTTACACTGTTTACTGGATCCAATCCGTTAGTGTTATACTTAACGGGTGTACTGTTCATGGGATTGTACAGTAAATTGTGAGAGAGGCAGTGGTATACAATTATAAGGGTAAGGGGTAGATATGTATGGACATGACCgtcaattaggccttgtttagttcaccctaaaaaacaaaaacttttcaagatttctcgtcacatcgaatcttggaacacatgcatgaaacattagatatagacgaaaataaaaactaattacatagtttaactgaaaatcacgagatgaatcttttgagcctggttagtccataattcgataatatttatcaaataaaaacgaaaatgctacagtaccgaaatccaaaatcttttcggaactaaacaagaccttagtatgGTTAGTCAATCATCCATAAGAATTTTTGTAATCATAAtcataataatattaaaaagtGTCACATTAGGTGTGGAtcatagtttattttttttataaccgGCAACTTTATTAACAGCAGCATGAAACTACTAAAGAGGGTTAGACCCTCCAAAGATACAGGGTTCAAAGCCTCtaaaaaaaagtttcaaaaatttCGTTCTAATCCACTTCACACTTAGAGATTGAAGTGAATAAACATATATTCAAATAGAGTCTTAATAAAAAAAGTTAGTAAACCCGCTCGTGAAAAAGAAGTGTGAGAGATTAGTCTCATTTCTGAAATAGCTGGGCTTCCCGCTTCCGTGACGTAAAGAAGCACCGAACAAGCAAAAGAGAAAAATAGATATGCTGTGCGCGCACAGCACATTTCCTTTTTTCTGAAAAAGAAAGGAGATAAAAGGAGGCACAATAAATGGCGTCAAAGCCACGGGCCTTCGCGAAGGTCTTCCTCCCCGCGCTCCCGCCGCCGCCCCTCCTTACTGCCCCCGTCTTCTCGCGGTAGGTGGGTCGTCGGTCCCTCGCCTCCCATCCACCTCCTCTTCCCGCAGCGGATCTGCTAACCGAATCCATCCGTCCAACGCAGCCGGCCGACGACTCGGGGTGCCGGCGCGGCGGCGatgtcggcggcggcgccagcgCCAGCGCAGGCTCCAAGGAAGTGGGAGGGACTAGTGGACGAGGCGCTCGAGAGGGAGGTGCTGGGAGCGTGCCTGGACCAGGCCCCCGAGCGCCGCCGCATCCGCGAGGCTTTCAAGAACGTGCAGCTCAGCATCGACCATTGCCTCTTCAAGGTCAACCGCTCCCCCCTGTTTTGCCTATCTGCTTAGAATCCAGATGAAGATGCCATTTTTGTCTGGTGTTCCAGAAATGTTGTTCATTCTTCTTTTTATCGGTTCTTCATACTTACTAGTGACGTGCGAGAATAGGATTGTTTAGGCAAGATAATACAAGTACTGTTTTTATGCGCTTGAGCTCTGTCGGTCATTCAACGATATTTTTATGTCAAACAAATCAGGGAAGTCATGACTTTTCAAACAGACTCAATGgtcttgttcgcttgagcttatccgcTGAATCTACCGGTCATTCAAGAGTGTTTCTCTCAACAAATCAGCAAATGATACTTTCAGACATGGCTAGTTCAGCGAATAGAGTAACAAGCTGCAATAGGAACCTGTGTTTGGAATAAAAGGTTTCGTTTTTATGAATCAAAAACTTCTGGCCTTTCATCTAAAAGATGTCTGGGCAAAGCATGTGTTACCAATTGGTTGGAGGTGTGGGTATGAGTACTACTGTACATTATTATTTTTTGGCTCTTAAATCTCCAGTGCAATGGTTTTGTAGAATATAAATAAACTCTCCAATAATACCTTTTTTCACTCATCTCGCTTCAAATGATGGCATAGAAAACACGCTTTATGATTTCTCATGCTATGGATGATCTCTCTCACTTGCATTCGGATTATGATGCAGGGACAATATAGTGGCATCGGAACAAAGGAGGTACTATATCTTAAATTCTATGATTTCTTCATGATAATTAGATCCCTCAACTTCTACTACAACGCATAAATTTATTTCATGCATTTCTATACAAGGTTATTTATGCCAAAGAGTTGATCCCTTGTTTTCTTTCTAATGAGTGCACAGCACACTGTATGTTGGAGAAATATTTTATTGTTTTACTCTATGTAAGTTAGGTGTATTTATTTAATTGAATTGAGTGAATGCCCACCGTTTTGAAATATTGGATAGTTGCAgtgtttgtttttttaaaaaattattgcAGGGCACTGTAATGTTGAAATTCATATGGCGTGTCCAATAGTACATTAGTTTCTCCTTTGCTTTGGTAGGTGTTTTTCTGTGAGTGATGAACCTTCAGGAGTTGGCTATTTTATAGATCATTTTTTCCTTGTCTGGAAGATATTTTAAGACGGTAATATGCTATGCAAAAATGTAAGTTTGCTCAATGGTATTGCTGACTCTGAAAGCATAATGAAACACCATTTAATTCTTCTCTGTTTAGAATTTTATGCCAGCTTGTTGATTAATCCTCTACCTTCGGAATCTTTCTCTTCTACAGTCATATGAGCGTAACTCTAGGGGGGTGGAGATTTTCTCAAAATGCTGGTTTCCAGAGAATCATCGCATGAGAGCAATTGTTTGTCTTTGCCATGGTTACGGAGACACATGTACctttttccttgatggttagcTTTTCCTCTTTGATGCTACTTATCCTAAGGTTTGTCTGATATAGTAATATGTTTCTGCTTTTGCATATTTTTAATGATTGTTTTTATTTTAGGAGTTGCTAGGAAGATTGCTTCAGCTGGatatggagtatttgcactggACTACCCTGGCTTCGGTCTTTcagaaggacttcatggatatatTCCAAGTTTTGATACTCTTGTTGACGATGTAGCTGAACACTTTTCTAAGGTCAAAGGTATTCTGCCATTACATTCTTGCTGGTTTCTCATGCTATCTCTTTTATGTACATGATTTTGAAATACGTTTAGTCCTTTTGCGAAAAGTTTCCTAACTTAAAGATTATCATTTGTGTATAATACTCCTGTTTTTTTGGGTAGGAAATCCTGAATATAGAGGCCTCCCGAGTTTTCTGTTTGGTCAATCTATGGGTGGAGCAGTTGCATTGAAGGTTCACTTCAAGCAACCAAATGAATGGAATGGTGCAATACTGGTTG contains:
- the LOC8083868 gene encoding caffeoylshikimate esterase isoform X2, whose translation is MASKPRAFAKVFLPALPPPPLLTAPVFSRRPTTRGAGAAAMSAAAPAPAQAPRKWEGLVDEALEREVLGACLDQAPERRRIREAFKNVQLSIDHCLFKSYERNSRGVEIFSKCWFPENHRMRAIVCLCHGYGDTCTFFLDGVARKIASAGYGVFALDYPGFGLSEGLHGYIPSFDTLVDDVAEHFSKVKGNPEYRGLPSFLFGQSMGGAVALKVHFKQPNEWNGAILVAPMCKIADDVVPPWPIQQVLIFMAKLLPKEKLVPQKDLAELAFKEKKKQEQCSFNVIAYKDKPRLRTALEMLKTTQEIERRLEEVSLPLIILHGEADLVTDPAVSKALYEKAKNQDKKLCLYEGAYHAILEGEPDETIFQVLDDIISWLDQHSTREEGMSS
- the LOC8083868 gene encoding caffeoylshikimate esterase isoform X1 is translated as MASKPRAFAKVFLPALPPPPLLTAPVFSRRPTTRGAGAAAMSAAAPAPAQAPRKWEGLVDEALEREVLGACLDQAPERRRIREAFKNVQLSIDHCLFKGQYSGIGTKESYERNSRGVEIFSKCWFPENHRMRAIVCLCHGYGDTCTFFLDGVARKIASAGYGVFALDYPGFGLSEGLHGYIPSFDTLVDDVAEHFSKVKGNPEYRGLPSFLFGQSMGGAVALKVHFKQPNEWNGAILVAPMCKIADDVVPPWPIQQVLIFMAKLLPKEKLVPQKDLAELAFKEKKKQEQCSFNVIAYKDKPRLRTALEMLKTTQEIERRLEEVSLPLIILHGEADLVTDPAVSKALYEKAKNQDKKLCLYEGAYHAILEGEPDETIFQVLDDIISWLDQHSTREEGMSS